Proteins from a single region of Acidovorax sp. NCPPB 3576:
- a CDS encoding 1-phosphofructokinase family hexose kinase, translating to MTPEVLAGAAAPARVFTITLNPAIDQTVRIPTLVPGAVHRALAQQTEAGGKGIGVAAVLAALGVPVTASGWLGAENDGVFTTAFAASGIADAMVRVAGSTRTNIKLADAGRGDSTDINLPGLSLAPEALAQAEAQLLATLLQQVQYGDWCELAGSLPPGAATGVWERLARALAAQGAHIVIDTGGDVLRQLLQRLSDPAAGPAVPVALVKPNRAELEELAGRALPTLAEVAEAASDLCQRYGVRQAVVSLGGDGAVIATPQGRWHAKAPRVPVATTVGAGDALVAGTLAALAQGGTFPGAAVFGMACAAARIQRIAPGLPPRPEVDAIAAAIAPQPV from the coding sequence ATGACGCCCGAAGTTCTGGCCGGCGCGGCGGCGCCTGCCCGCGTGTTCACCATCACGCTCAACCCGGCCATCGACCAGACCGTGCGCATTCCCACCCTGGTGCCCGGCGCCGTGCACCGGGCGCTCGCGCAGCAGACCGAGGCCGGCGGCAAGGGCATCGGCGTGGCGGCGGTGCTGGCGGCCCTGGGCGTGCCGGTGACCGCCAGCGGCTGGCTGGGCGCCGAGAACGACGGCGTGTTCACCACCGCCTTCGCCGCCAGCGGCATTGCCGACGCCATGGTGCGGGTGGCGGGCAGCACCCGCACCAACATCAAGCTGGCCGATGCCGGACGGGGCGACTCGACTGACATCAACCTGCCGGGCCTGTCCCTGGCGCCCGAGGCGCTGGCGCAGGCCGAGGCCCAGTTGCTGGCCACGCTGCTGCAGCAGGTGCAGTACGGCGACTGGTGCGAGCTGGCCGGCAGCCTGCCGCCCGGCGCGGCGACGGGCGTGTGGGAGCGGCTGGCCCGCGCCCTCGCGGCCCAGGGCGCGCACATCGTGATCGACACGGGCGGCGACGTGCTGCGGCAACTGCTGCAGCGCCTGTCCGATCCGGCCGCGGGCCCGGCCGTGCCGGTGGCGCTCGTCAAGCCCAACCGGGCCGAACTGGAAGAACTGGCCGGTCGCGCGCTGCCCACGCTGGCGGAGGTGGCCGAGGCCGCATCCGACCTGTGCCAGCGCTACGGCGTGCGGCAGGCCGTCGTCTCGCTCGGTGGCGACGGCGCGGTGATCGCCACGCCCCAGGGCCGCTGGCATGCAAAGGCGCCGCGCGTGCCGGTGGCCACCACGGTGGGGGCGGGGGACGCGCTGGTGGCCGGCACGCTGGCCGCGCTGGCGCAGGGCGGCACTTTCCCGGGTGCGGCCGTGTTCGGCATGGCCTGCGCCGCGGCGCGCATCCAGCGCATCGCGCCCGGCCTGCCGCCGCGCCCCGAGGTGGATGCCATCGCCGCCGCCATCGCGCCGCAGCCGGTCTGA
- a CDS encoding PTS fructose-like transporter subunit IIB, whose product MAHLIAIAASQAGPAHSFMTGEALRAAAERLGHPIALSVRSSLGAQGGWTDEELSSADAVIIAADMDVDRSGLPAERLHETTPGAVLADAAEVVRAALARSGAGGASDGAVAAHGVPAPAAAAVPAVAIADAARPLRIVAITSCPTGVAHTFMAAEALEQGAQALGHTIKVETQGSVGAQNTLTADEIARADLVVIAADTQVDRARFAGKRLYATGTKAAIHDAAAVFAQAAAQATVWGDAPAAGTAATPGAAPAGAAARSTERTGPYKHLMTGVSFMLPFVVAGGLLIALAFALGGIYVYDDAHQGTLGWTLFQIGAKAGFTLMLPALGGYIAFSIADRPGIAPGMIGGLLAGTVGAGFLGAIAAGFIAGYAVHWMNRAIRLPRTLDGLKPVLLLPLLGTLVVGVLMMMVIGKPMAGVMAALTEWLKGLQTGSAVLLGVILGAMMAFDMGGPVNKAAYVFSTTLIASGVANPMAATMAAGMVPPLGIALACWVFRSRFSAEEREASKAVAVLGLAFITEGAIPFVARDPLRVIPACMAGAAVAGGLSMMWNIGLQAPHGGVFVLAIPNAVNHVVLYALAIAAGTGVTALALGVLKRRVAAG is encoded by the coding sequence ATGGCCCACCTCATCGCCATCGCCGCCAGCCAGGCCGGCCCGGCGCACAGCTTCATGACCGGCGAGGCGCTGCGCGCCGCCGCCGAACGGCTCGGCCACCCCATCGCCCTGAGCGTGCGCAGCAGCCTGGGTGCCCAGGGCGGCTGGACGGACGAAGAACTCTCCAGCGCCGATGCCGTCATCATCGCGGCCGACATGGACGTGGACCGCAGCGGGTTGCCTGCCGAACGCCTGCACGAAACCACGCCGGGCGCCGTGCTGGCCGATGCGGCCGAAGTCGTGCGCGCCGCGCTGGCACGCTCGGGCGCAGGCGGCGCAAGCGATGGGGCAGTGGCGGCGCACGGCGTGCCGGCCCCGGCCGCCGCGGCGGTGCCGGCGGTGGCCATTGCCGACGCGGCGCGCCCCCTTCGCATCGTCGCCATCACCTCCTGCCCCACGGGCGTGGCCCACACCTTCATGGCGGCCGAGGCGCTGGAGCAGGGCGCGCAGGCGCTGGGCCACACCATCAAGGTCGAGACTCAGGGCTCGGTCGGCGCGCAGAACACCCTCACGGCCGACGAGATCGCCCGGGCCGACCTGGTCGTGATCGCCGCCGACACGCAGGTGGACCGCGCCCGCTTCGCCGGCAAGCGGCTGTATGCCACCGGCACCAAGGCCGCGATCCACGATGCGGCCGCGGTGTTCGCCCAGGCGGCGGCGCAGGCCACCGTGTGGGGCGACGCGCCCGCAGCGGGCACGGCCGCAACGCCGGGGGCGGCGCCTGCCGGCGCTGCCGCCCGCAGCACGGAGCGCACCGGCCCCTACAAGCACCTGATGACCGGCGTGTCGTTCATGCTGCCCTTCGTGGTCGCGGGCGGGCTGCTGATCGCGCTGGCCTTCGCGCTGGGCGGCATCTACGTGTACGACGACGCGCACCAGGGCACGCTCGGCTGGACACTGTTCCAGATCGGCGCCAAGGCGGGCTTCACGCTCATGCTGCCGGCGCTTGGCGGCTACATCGCGTTCTCCATCGCCGACCGGCCGGGCATCGCGCCGGGCATGATCGGCGGCCTGCTCGCGGGCACCGTGGGCGCAGGCTTCCTGGGCGCCATTGCCGCGGGCTTCATCGCGGGCTACGCGGTGCACTGGATGAACCGCGCCATCCGCCTGCCGCGCACGCTCGACGGGTTGAAGCCCGTGCTGCTGCTGCCGCTGCTGGGCACGCTGGTGGTCGGCGTGCTCATGATGATGGTCATCGGCAAGCCCATGGCCGGCGTGATGGCCGCGCTCACCGAATGGCTCAAGGGCCTGCAGACCGGCAGCGCCGTGCTGCTGGGCGTGATCCTCGGCGCGATGATGGCCTTCGACATGGGCGGGCCGGTCAACAAGGCGGCCTACGTGTTCTCCACCACGCTGATCGCCAGCGGCGTGGCCAATCCCATGGCCGCCACCATGGCCGCCGGCATGGTGCCGCCGCTGGGCATTGCGCTGGCGTGCTGGGTGTTCCGCAGCCGCTTCAGCGCCGAGGAGCGCGAGGCCTCCAAGGCCGTCGCCGTGCTGGGCCTGGCCTTCATCACCGAAGGCGCCATCCCGTTCGTCGCGCGCGACCCCCTGCGGGTGATCCCCGCCTGCATGGCCGGCGCGGCCGTGGCGGGCGGCCTGTCGATGATGTGGAACATCGGCCTGCAGGCGCCGCACGGCGGCGTGTTCGTGCTGGCCATTCCGAACGCGGTCAACCATGTGGTGCTGTACGCGCTGGCGATCGCCGCCGGCACGGGGGTGACGGCGCTGGCGCTGGGGGTGCTCAAGCGGCGGGTGGCTGCGGGCTAA